Proteins encoded together in one Acaryochloris thomasi RCC1774 window:
- a CDS encoding class I SAM-dependent methyltransferase, with protein sequence MAQSLELDAYKQGVADFYDRRSQGYDEGEWRVQVCHRLLAYSPVSIGESVLDIGTGTGCVAIASAKTVGTQGHVTGVDISPRMLKQAHRKVTALGLNNVTFQLADAETLDDPAHQFDHVLCANTFPWMKNKAATLRLWHRFLKPGGRIAVHTPADTAYVGAVVLRRVLARHGLALEASNRMGSIDQCRTLFENAGFEAVELKTEQHGSFTTLDKARATWESVVVNPSVTSPQVANDGLSTLSQPQLARIKAEFATELETLQTEQGVWDDLTTLYILGRKPVYTEIASS encoded by the coding sequence ATGGCACAATCACTTGAACTGGATGCTTACAAGCAAGGGGTTGCGGACTTCTATGATCGCAGAAGTCAAGGCTATGACGAGGGTGAGTGGCGTGTTCAAGTTTGCCATCGTCTGCTGGCATATTCGCCCGTTAGTATCGGGGAATCTGTTTTAGATATTGGGACAGGCACAGGCTGTGTTGCGATCGCATCCGCCAAAACCGTCGGTACTCAGGGACATGTCACTGGGGTAGACATCTCTCCTAGAATGCTGAAGCAAGCACACCGCAAAGTTACCGCATTAGGACTCAATAACGTCACGTTTCAACTGGCAGACGCTGAGACCCTCGACGACCCAGCCCATCAGTTTGATCATGTCCTGTGCGCCAACACATTCCCCTGGATGAAAAATAAAGCAGCGACATTACGCCTTTGGCATCGATTTCTCAAGCCAGGGGGTCGAATCGCGGTTCATACCCCTGCTGATACTGCATATGTGGGAGCCGTTGTTCTACGGAGAGTATTGGCAAGACACGGTCTTGCTCTAGAAGCCAGCAATCGGATGGGTTCAATTGATCAGTGTCGAACGTTATTTGAAAATGCTGGTTTTGAAGCTGTTGAACTCAAAACAGAGCAGCACGGAAGCTTCACCACCCTGGATAAAGCAAGAGCAACCTGGGAAAGCGTCGTTGTGAATCCTTCAGTTACCTCCCCGCAAGTAGCGAACGATGGGTTGTCGACTCTTTCCCAACCGCAACTAGCGCGCATCAAAGCCGAGTTTGCTACAGAGCTAGAAACCCTCCAAACTGAGCAAGGAGTTTGGGATGATCTCACTACGCTGTATATCTTGGGCCGTAAACCTGTATATACAGAGATAGCGTCGTCCTAA
- a CDS encoding type II toxin-antitoxin system Phd/YefM family antitoxin, giving the protein MLISKAESATNARKEFFKILDEVAEDSSVVIVKRKDAPNVAILAESELSSLVETVHLLRSSKNAERLFSALEKSQTRDLDRPEQIDHEQTLAELRQYCEQTEEADTVNITGSITAESSDL; this is encoded by the coding sequence ATGCTGATCAGTAAAGCAGAGTCCGCTACGAACGCCCGTAAGGAATTCTTTAAAATCCTGGATGAGGTTGCCGAAGATAGTTCCGTTGTGATCGTGAAGCGTAAGGATGCGCCTAACGTTGCCATTCTGGCTGAGTCTGAGCTGAGTAGCCTAGTGGAGACAGTACATTTGTTGCGATCGTCCAAAAACGCTGAGCGATTATTCTCAGCTTTAGAAAAATCTCAGACTCGTGATCTAGATAGACCTGAGCAAATCGATCATGAGCAGACACTAGCAGAACTGCGGCAATACTGTGAGCAAACGGAAGAAGCGGATACAGTCAACATCACCGGGAGCATTACCGCAGAGAGTTCCGATCTTTGA
- a CDS encoding Txe/YoeB family addiction module toxin: MSKRKKRIQSTSPGALPQRVPIFEAEFREDLKFLARTNPTAYDKVWRFIDECLEHPFTGTGKPEPLKYVGPDIWSRRVTLEDRLVYRVGNAKVDFLTCRYHYS; this comes from the coding sequence GTGAGCAAACGGAAGAAGCGGATACAGTCAACATCACCGGGAGCATTACCGCAGAGAGTTCCGATCTTTGAAGCTGAATTCCGCGAAGATCTTAAGTTTCTCGCTCGAACCAATCCGACCGCCTACGATAAGGTTTGGAGATTTATCGACGAATGTCTAGAGCATCCATTCACCGGCACGGGAAAGCCTGAACCATTGAAATACGTTGGGCCTGATATCTGGAGCCGTAGAGTAACGCTGGAGGATCGCCTAGTTTACCGGGTTGGCAACGCCAAGGTAGATTTTTTAACCTGTCGCTATCATTATAGCTGA
- the trmB gene encoding tRNA (guanosine(46)-N7)-methyltransferase TrmB, which yields MPLVRVRQHVNPLSQKYLVATAPPNLQDIFAKPERPLHLDIGCARGLFLLEMAEHQPDWNYLGVEIRQPLVDRANQDRNMRQLNNLHYLFCNINTSLKTLLPPQSVQAVTIQFPDPWFKRRHQKRRVVQPELVEALAGCIKPGGWILVQSDVLEVAEEMCDRISENPAFTRQNQNWLPENPLPVPTERERTTLEQGMPVYRSQFQKP from the coding sequence ATGCCCCTGGTTCGAGTGCGTCAGCACGTTAATCCCCTCAGTCAGAAATATTTGGTGGCCACTGCGCCTCCAAACTTGCAAGATATTTTTGCCAAGCCCGAACGACCTCTGCATCTCGATATTGGCTGCGCCCGAGGTCTATTTCTACTAGAGATGGCGGAGCATCAGCCCGACTGGAATTATCTAGGTGTGGAAATTCGCCAACCCTTAGTTGACCGTGCCAATCAAGATCGCAATATGCGGCAGCTCAACAACCTGCACTATCTTTTCTGCAATATCAATACATCCTTAAAGACGCTTCTCCCGCCTCAATCTGTGCAAGCGGTCACCATCCAGTTTCCAGATCCTTGGTTTAAGCGGCGTCATCAAAAGCGGCGGGTGGTGCAACCAGAGTTAGTAGAAGCCCTAGCGGGTTGTATAAAACCCGGCGGCTGGATCTTGGTTCAGTCTGATGTATTGGAAGTAGCGGAAGAGATGTGCGATCGCATCTCTGAAAATCCTGCATTTACTCGGCAGAACCAGAACTGGCTCCCAGAGAATCCATTGCCAGTGCCCACAGAGCGAGAGCGCACCACATTAGAGCAAGGAATGCCCGTTTACCGCAGCCAGTTTCAAAAGCCATAG
- a CDS encoding CHAT domain-containing tetratricopeptide repeat protein produces MQHSWAKQSVKVQGADVQADSLRLSLGQKPQWSGSLLMAQADIDGERQRSLEEAKQLNQQVVQLYKQGRFSEAVAFSQRVLSIREKVLGAGHPDIATSLNNLALLYHSQGLYSKAEPLFQRALNIDEKVLGAGHPDIATSLNNLAELYRSQGLHSKAEPLHQRALSIREKALSVEHPHVAISLNNLAGLYHSQGLYSKAGPLFQRALSIREKVFGADHPDVAVSLNNLALLYRSQGLYSKAEPLFQRALSTNEKVLGAEHPNVATGLNNLAELYRSQGLYSKAEPLHQHALNIQEKALGADHPDVAGSLNNLALLYRSQGLYSKAEPLFQRALSTYEKMLGAEHPSVATGLNNLAELYRSQGLYSKAEPLCQRALNIREKTLGADHADVAQSLNNLALLYSSQGLYSKAAPLYQRALSIREKTLGSQHPDVADSLNNLASLYDSQGLYSKAVPLYQRALSIYENVLGAEHPHVATSLNNLALLHHEQGNLTLTHQLFSRAADIEERNLDLMLSTSSESRKQAYIATLAGTTDAMLSFSIDASESPSFSQLAFITILRRKGRVLSSLINSFQSLRQNLSSTDRPLLDQLQALRSQRATLTFQGPDQLPPKQHQATLTQLKIQEDQLENQLARKSAEFQAETQSVTTAGIQEQIPQGAALIELVKYSPFNAKAIKQESQWGTPHYAAYILNADGTLQWTDLGKAAPIDQTVTQFRQALKSNTSNIKPIARKLDQQIMQPIRAKLGNTRQLLLSPDSQLNLIPFAALVDENNQYLVENYDITYLSSGRDLLTLQTTNSKQKLQPPVIIANPDYQSPGESIKIASAQAAKNRSSQDLNLSFGPLPGTKAEAEQLQKLLPQSTLFTQNQATENALKQVKSPEILHIATHGFFLETDLEAVSTPNNNRASISVVSQKPPKAKQEKKYENPLLRSGLALAGANPRKSGTEDGIFTALEATNLNLQGTKLVVLSACETGLGNVENGEGVYGLRRAFVMAGSESQVLSLWKVDDIGTKDLMVKYYQRLLNKEGRGEALRKTQLEMLNSPKYQHPYYWAAFIPSGDWKPIR; encoded by the coding sequence ATGCAGCATTCTTGGGCTAAACAAAGTGTCAAAGTGCAAGGTGCTGATGTTCAGGCTGATTCATTGCGGCTCAGTCTTGGCCAGAAACCCCAATGGTCTGGTTCCCTGTTGATGGCACAGGCCGATATAGATGGTGAAAGACAGCGATCGCTTGAAGAAGCTAAGCAGTTAAATCAGCAAGTTGTTCAGCTATACAAACAGGGACGTTTCTCAGAAGCTGTTGCGTTCTCACAACGCGTACTGAGTATTCGAGAAAAAGTACTTGGAGCAGGACACCCTGATATCGCCACCAGCCTCAATAACTTGGCTCTGTTGTATCATTCTCAGGGGCTTTACTCAAAGGCTGAGCCGCTTTTCCAACGCGCCCTGAACATTGACGAGAAAGTACTTGGAGCAGGACACCCTGATATCGCCACCAGCCTCAACAACTTGGCAGAGTTGTATCGTTCTCAGGGGCTTCATTCAAAGGCTGAGCCGCTTCACCAGCGTGCGCTGAGTATTCGAGAGAAAGCACTCAGTGTCGAGCACCCTCACGTTGCCATCAGCCTCAATAACTTGGCAGGGTTGTATCATTCTCAGGGGCTTTACTCAAAGGCTGGGCCGCTTTTCCAACGCGCTCTGAGCATTCGCGAGAAAGTATTTGGAGCAGACCACCCTGATGTCGCAGTCAGCCTCAATAACTTGGCTCTGTTGTATCGTTCTCAAGGGCTTTACTCAAAGGCTGAGCCGCTTTTCCAACGCGCTCTGAGCACGAATGAGAAAGTGCTCGGAGCCGAACACCCCAATGTCGCCACCGGCCTCAACAACTTAGCAGAGTTGTATCGTTCTCAGGGGCTTTACTCAAAGGCTGAGCCACTTCACCAACATGCACTGAATATTCAAGAGAAAGCACTTGGAGCAGACCACCCTGATGTCGCAGGCAGTCTCAACAACTTGGCGCTGTTGTATCGTTCCCAGGGCCTCTATTCAAAGGCTGAGCCGCTTTTCCAACGCGCTCTGAGCACGTATGAGAAAATGCTCGGAGCCGAACATCCCAGTGTCGCTACCGGTCTCAACAATTTGGCCGAGTTGTATCGTTCTCAGGGGCTTTACTCAAAGGCTGAGCCGCTATGCCAACGCGCTCTGAATATTCGAGAAAAAACGCTCGGAGCTGACCACGCTGATGTTGCACAAAGCCTTAACAATTTGGCGCTGTTGTATAGTTCCCAGGGCCTGTATTCAAAGGCAGCTCCCCTTTACCAACGCGCACTGAGCATTCGAGAAAAAACGCTCGGATCACAACACCCTGATGTAGCAGATAGCCTCAACAACTTGGCAAGCCTATATGATTCTCAGGGCCTGTATTCCAAGGCAGTCCCCCTTTACCAACGCGCACTGAGCATTTACGAGAATGTTCTGGGAGCAGAGCACCCTCATGTCGCCACCAGCCTCAACAACTTGGCACTGTTGCATCACGAGCAAGGAAATCTTACCCTTACCCATCAACTCTTTAGTCGTGCTGCGGATATCGAAGAACGGAATCTAGATCTGATGCTCTCCACCAGCTCTGAATCTAGGAAACAAGCCTACATTGCCACTCTGGCGGGAACAACAGATGCAATGCTCTCCTTCAGCATAGATGCTTCTGAGTCTCCTTCTTTTTCCCAACTGGCCTTCATAACTATCCTGCGCCGTAAAGGGCGAGTCTTATCTTCACTGATTAATAGCTTTCAATCTCTGCGCCAGAATCTATCCTCTACCGATCGCCCCCTTCTTGATCAACTCCAAGCTCTTCGTTCTCAACGAGCTACCCTCACCTTCCAGGGTCCAGATCAGCTCCCACCCAAACAACATCAGGCCACCCTTACTCAGCTTAAAATTCAAGAAGACCAGCTAGAGAACCAATTAGCCCGTAAAAGCGCAGAATTCCAAGCTGAGACCCAATCCGTCACCACTGCTGGTATCCAAGAACAAATCCCTCAAGGTGCAGCCCTAATCGAACTCGTCAAGTACAGCCCCTTCAATGCCAAAGCCATCAAGCAAGAATCTCAGTGGGGAACTCCCCACTACGCTGCCTACATCCTCAACGCAGACGGCACCCTCCAATGGACTGATCTCGGCAAAGCAGCCCCCATCGACCAGACCGTCACCCAATTCCGCCAAGCCCTCAAATCAAACACCTCCAACATCAAGCCCATCGCCCGCAAGCTCGACCAGCAGATCATGCAGCCCATCCGAGCAAAACTGGGCAACACCCGCCAGCTTCTTCTATCTCCCGATAGCCAACTCAACCTAATTCCCTTTGCCGCCCTCGTCGATGAGAACAATCAGTACCTGGTCGAGAACTACGACATCACCTACCTCTCCTCCGGTCGAGATCTCCTCACACTCCAGACCACAAACTCTAAACAGAAGCTGCAGCCACCCGTCATCATTGCCAACCCCGACTATCAAAGTCCGGGAGAAAGCATCAAAATCGCATCCGCTCAAGCAGCAAAAAACCGCAGCTCCCAAGACCTAAACCTCAGTTTCGGCCCCCTACCCGGCACCAAAGCAGAAGCAGAGCAGCTTCAAAAACTACTCCCTCAATCGACACTGTTTACCCAGAACCAAGCCACAGAGAATGCCCTTAAGCAAGTCAAATCTCCAGAGATACTCCACATCGCCACCCACGGCTTCTTTCTAGAAACCGATCTAGAGGCGGTCTCTACTCCCAATAACAATAGAGCCAGCATTAGTGTTGTTTCTCAAAAGCCCCCTAAAGCAAAGCAGGAGAAAAAGTACGAGAACCCTCTGCTGCGCTCCGGTCTAGCCCTAGCAGGAGCCAATCCACGCAAGAGTGGCACCGAAGACGGCATCTTTACCGCCTTAGAAGCAACCAACCTCAATCTGCAGGGGACCAAGCTCGTGGTTCTTTCTGCCTGCGAGACAGGTCTGGGCAACGTGGAAAATGGTGAAGGTGTTTATGGTCTTAGACGCGCCTTCGTGATGGCGGGGTCTGAAAGTCAAGTGCTCAGTCTCTGGAAGGTGGATGACATCGGCACCAAAGATCTAATGGTGAAGTACTATCAGCGTTTGCTCAATAAAGAGGGTCGGGGAGAAGCGCTACGGAAAACGCAGCTAGAGATGCTGAACAGTCCTAAATATCAGCATCCCTACTACTGGGCGGCCTTTATCCCGTCCGGTGACTGGAAGCCCATCCGCTAA
- a CDS encoding glucose-1-phosphate adenylyltransferase, with translation MKKVMAIILGGGAGTRLYPLTKQRAKPAVPLAGKYRLIDIPVSNSINSEITKIYVLTQFNSASLNRHISQTYTFSGFIDGFTEVLAAQQTPENPNWFQGTADAVRQYLWMLSESKDIDEFIILSGDHLYRMDYREFVHRHRETNADITLSVVPISESRASSFGLMKIDQSGRVVDFSEKPTGDALRAMQVDTSTLGLSASEAKEKPYIASMGIYVFKRDVLIDLLKNSPESTDFGKEIIPSAAADHNVQAYLFNGYWEDIGTIESFYEANLALTRQPAPPFSFYDREAPIYTRSRYLPPTKMLDCQVKESMISEGCILKNCQINNSVLGVRSRIESGCVIDRAMIMGSDYYKKSPEHAADPSHQQVPLGIGRDTTIQKAIVDKNACIGSNVQIINKDRVEEADRESDGFMIRSGVTVVLKNAVIPDGTVI, from the coding sequence ATGAAAAAAGTGATGGCGATTATCTTGGGGGGCGGAGCAGGTACTCGGCTTTACCCGCTAACCAAGCAACGCGCCAAACCTGCTGTGCCGTTGGCTGGTAAGTATCGTCTGATCGACATTCCTGTTAGTAATTCCATTAACTCTGAGATTACAAAGATATACGTGTTGACTCAGTTCAACTCAGCCTCTCTCAATCGGCACATCAGCCAAACCTATACGTTCTCTGGCTTTATTGATGGCTTTACTGAGGTCTTAGCAGCCCAGCAGACGCCAGAAAACCCCAACTGGTTTCAGGGCACAGCAGATGCTGTGCGGCAGTACCTATGGATGCTGTCGGAATCAAAAGATATTGATGAGTTTATTATTCTGTCTGGTGACCATCTTTACCGGATGGATTACCGAGAGTTTGTCCACCGTCACCGGGAGACCAACGCAGATATCACGCTATCGGTTGTGCCTATCAGTGAGTCAAGGGCCTCCAGCTTTGGCCTTATGAAGATCGATCAGTCGGGTCGCGTTGTTGACTTCAGTGAGAAGCCCACGGGGGATGCCCTCAGAGCAATGCAGGTTGATACCTCGACGCTGGGACTCTCTGCATCTGAGGCAAAAGAGAAGCCCTACATCGCTTCTATGGGGATCTATGTTTTCAAGCGAGATGTCTTGATTGATCTGCTGAAGAATTCGCCGGAATCGACAGATTTTGGTAAAGAGATTATTCCATCGGCCGCGGCGGACCACAACGTCCAAGCCTATCTTTTTAACGGCTATTGGGAAGATATTGGAACGATTGAATCGTTTTATGAGGCGAATTTAGCGCTGACCCGACAGCCTGCACCACCCTTTAGTTTCTACGATCGTGAAGCGCCTATTTATACCCGATCTCGCTACCTGCCGCCGACGAAAATGCTCGACTGTCAGGTCAAAGAGTCGATGATTAGTGAAGGCTGTATTCTCAAAAACTGTCAGATTAATAATTCGGTCTTGGGGGTCCGATCACGCATTGAATCCGGCTGTGTGATTGACCGAGCCATGATTATGGGGTCTGACTACTATAAGAAGTCTCCAGAACACGCTGCTGATCCGAGCCATCAGCAGGTGCCCCTCGGTATTGGTCGTGATACGACGATTCAAAAGGCAATTGTGGATAAAAATGCCTGCATTGGTTCTAATGTACAAATCATCAACAAAGATCGTGTCGAGGAAGCAGATCGCGAAAGCGATGGCTTCATGATTCGCAGCGGTGTGACGGTGGTGCTGAAGAATGCCGTGATTCCTGACGGGACTGTGATTTAG
- a CDS encoding adenylate/guanylate cyclase domain-containing protein, whose translation MVELIDTLASYVPRLVVRHLSEEASPLRPHRSEQYSAALLFADISGFTSLTEALAQSGPTGLEDLTQILNTYFGDITDLILAHGGDVIKFAGDSLLAAWTVTESGSLETVTHQAAECGLIIQAYAQTYEPPENVDLTLRICVAVGEITVAYVGGVLNRWDYIVTGPPLSQLSRLFIQVPLGGVALSASAWALVQVVGQGKPLPQGDRLLRSIAPSSQCPVADEPVPGVLSEGLRSYIPGAILARLSAGQMDWLAEYRQITLLFIHLPQLSDSASLEQMQATMVMLQRILYRLEGSVNKISVDEKGSTLVAAFGLPPLAHEDDPERGIKAALVMQEKLQAQGWHCKIGVSTGNVFCGTIGSVQRCEYTMIGAVVNLAARLMQAADRQVLCDRETYRASRSKLTYNALSPRLFKGFDRPVSVYQPLGLTPPPLIAETDLIGCQRERQHLIEMVRRWRKKRRPSIAILEGEAGIGKSKLLANFLHWAKTQNLSFTSGAGDAIEQFTPYYAWRPILAQRLGLETDTRQRRQQLLTLLASDSDVPTRLAKSPEAIAPLLNVVFDVDFPETELTQQMQGAVRADNIRALLLHLLGVTSAPMLFAFEDAHWLDSASWALLRTLSQKKWPVLIVIATRPRTGSRPDDYQQLLTADQTKYLRLAGLSRAETQQFVCQQLGIQTLSESVTTFIYQKAEGHPFLSEELAYALRDAGGVAIANNQCDWTADGPHEQELNLPTTLQGLITSRIDRLTPAQQLLLKSASVIGRSFLYPLLYEIYPLSADKHQLPQNVQGLYQQKLLVLESPEPLAYMFRHVLMQEVTYQLMLFSQRRELHRAIATWYESSSRQDAYGLLAFHWSRAEDNLKALEYLDKAGEQALTSGAYQEAIAFLTQALERTQTDQPRQARWHRQLGEACLSLGQLQKSEHHLQAALSQLGQAMPQRSLWLNLLRQIGQQTWHRLRSRSPEILSTALQLKRLELTRAYVTLGEVYYYTHRRTLATYASITGLNIAETAAPSSELARIYANVCFAAGLNQLHGLARRYSTLAEITLHELDASLSCVGWVALVTGAYRSGGGRWSPAQERLQVAIDAYRTLSDHHHLAESLAALALVKHCQGRFRDALLLWEQIYQTGHQCGDIQAQAWGLLGQIEERLAMSNIGRPQSLTALGIGLPTDSLMTVGVQTLNLMQSAQKLLRERPDLVSERIRLQGLSSLIFYCQGELARSRQAVALALDSIQQSPPIALYVLEGYGSVLDVSYLLGEFALCRQAQSALQKYAQSFQIGQPRQLYWLGYTNWIQGKVQQTKRLWKKGLDIAQQLEMPYEQAQIHRMWSLCLSSDPSRQWHQAQADELFQMLEIGPQAQDSERHDSRSD comes from the coding sequence GTGGTCGAATTGATCGATACCTTAGCTAGCTATGTGCCCCGTTTGGTTGTGCGCCATCTGTCAGAGGAAGCAAGTCCCCTCCGTCCGCATCGATCTGAACAATATTCGGCAGCTCTCTTGTTTGCTGACATCTCAGGATTTACTTCTCTCACTGAGGCGCTTGCTCAATCTGGACCAACGGGTTTAGAGGATTTGACCCAAATTCTCAATACTTACTTTGGCGATATTACAGATTTGATCTTGGCCCACGGAGGGGACGTGATTAAGTTTGCGGGTGACTCGCTGCTGGCTGCATGGACGGTCACAGAAAGCGGTTCTTTGGAAACGGTTACTCATCAAGCCGCAGAATGTGGACTCATCATTCAGGCCTATGCCCAGACCTATGAACCGCCTGAGAACGTTGATCTAACGCTTCGCATCTGTGTTGCTGTGGGGGAGATCACGGTCGCCTATGTGGGGGGCGTCTTGAACCGATGGGACTATATCGTAACGGGGCCACCCCTCAGTCAACTCAGCCGGCTTTTTATCCAGGTTCCGCTAGGGGGAGTGGCTTTGTCGGCTTCTGCTTGGGCGCTTGTGCAGGTAGTGGGCCAGGGAAAGCCGTTACCCCAGGGGGATCGGTTACTCAGATCAATTGCCCCCTCTTCTCAGTGTCCTGTGGCCGATGAACCGGTGCCCGGTGTCCTCTCAGAAGGCCTGCGCTCTTACATCCCAGGGGCAATTCTGGCCCGTCTGTCTGCGGGGCAGATGGATTGGTTGGCTGAGTACCGGCAGATTACGCTCTTGTTTATTCATTTGCCGCAGTTGAGTGACTCAGCGTCGCTGGAGCAGATGCAGGCCACGATGGTGATGCTGCAGCGCATTTTGTATCGCCTAGAGGGCAGCGTTAACAAAATTAGCGTTGATGAGAAGGGGAGTACGCTTGTTGCCGCGTTTGGGCTGCCGCCTTTGGCCCATGAAGATGACCCGGAACGTGGGATCAAGGCTGCATTGGTAATGCAGGAAAAGCTACAGGCTCAGGGGTGGCATTGCAAAATTGGGGTGAGTACAGGCAATGTTTTCTGCGGCACGATTGGGAGCGTTCAGCGCTGCGAATACACGATGATTGGGGCGGTCGTGAATTTAGCGGCTCGACTGATGCAGGCGGCTGATCGGCAAGTTCTCTGTGATCGCGAGACCTACCGAGCTAGCCGATCAAAACTCACCTATAACGCACTGTCACCCCGGCTCTTCAAGGGTTTCGATAGACCAGTGTCTGTTTATCAGCCCCTGGGTCTTACCCCACCGCCATTGATTGCAGAGACCGATCTAATCGGATGCCAGCGTGAACGTCAACATCTGATCGAAATGGTGCGACGCTGGCGAAAGAAGCGGCGACCCAGCATCGCAATCCTTGAGGGTGAGGCCGGGATCGGAAAGTCTAAACTGCTCGCCAACTTTTTGCACTGGGCTAAAACCCAAAATCTGTCTTTTACCTCAGGGGCCGGAGACGCCATTGAGCAATTTACGCCCTACTATGCTTGGCGACCTATTCTCGCTCAACGACTGGGGCTAGAGACCGATACCCGTCAGCGACGTCAGCAGCTATTAACGCTTTTAGCATCAGATTCAGATGTGCCCACGCGGTTGGCAAAGAGCCCTGAGGCCATTGCGCCCTTACTCAATGTTGTGTTCGATGTTGATTTCCCAGAAACAGAGCTCACGCAGCAGATGCAGGGGGCGGTCCGTGCGGACAATATCCGAGCACTGCTGCTGCATTTGCTAGGCGTTACATCAGCGCCCATGTTATTTGCGTTTGAGGATGCTCACTGGCTTGATTCTGCCTCATGGGCATTATTACGTACCCTCAGCCAGAAAAAGTGGCCCGTCCTGATTGTGATTGCCACTCGTCCCCGCACAGGCTCACGTCCCGATGATTATCAACAGTTGCTGACGGCGGACCAAACAAAGTATTTGCGGTTGGCGGGGCTGTCCCGTGCTGAAACCCAACAGTTTGTCTGTCAGCAGCTTGGGATCCAGACGTTGTCAGAGTCGGTCACCACCTTTATTTATCAGAAGGCTGAGGGACATCCGTTCTTGAGTGAAGAGTTGGCCTACGCGCTGCGAGATGCGGGGGGGGTTGCGATCGCAAATAATCAATGTGACTGGACCGCCGATGGCCCTCACGAACAGGAGCTGAATTTGCCCACCACGCTGCAGGGACTGATCACCAGCCGAATTGATCGTTTGACCCCTGCTCAGCAGCTTCTGCTGAAGTCCGCTAGCGTCATTGGCCGTAGCTTCCTTTATCCGTTGCTGTACGAAATCTACCCGCTGTCTGCTGATAAACATCAGCTTCCCCAGAATGTTCAGGGGCTATATCAACAAAAACTGCTGGTGCTGGAATCGCCAGAACCCCTGGCCTATATGTTTCGCCACGTGCTGATGCAGGAAGTCACCTATCAGCTGATGTTGTTTTCTCAGCGACGAGAGCTGCATCGTGCGATCGCAACCTGGTACGAAAGTTCATCCCGTCAAGACGCCTATGGACTGCTTGCCTTCCACTGGAGCCGTGCGGAAGACAACCTCAAAGCCCTTGAGTATCTCGACAAGGCCGGTGAACAGGCCCTCACCAGTGGTGCCTATCAGGAAGCCATTGCGTTTTTGACCCAAGCCCTAGAGCGAACCCAGACTGACCAGCCGCGTCAGGCTCGATGGCATCGACAGTTAGGAGAAGCTTGCCTAAGTCTAGGGCAGCTCCAAAAAAGTGAGCATCACTTGCAGGCCGCACTCTCACAACTCGGACAAGCCATGCCGCAGCGGTCTCTTTGGCTAAACTTGCTAAGACAGATTGGACAACAAACCTGGCATCGATTGAGGTCTCGCTCTCCTGAAATTCTCTCCACCGCGCTTCAGCTCAAACGCCTAGAGCTGACAAGAGCCTACGTCACCTTGGGAGAAGTCTACTACTACACGCATCGCCGGACCCTCGCCACCTATGCCAGCATTACAGGGCTTAACATCGCAGAGACCGCTGCTCCTTCCTCAGAGCTCGCTCGGATTTATGCGAATGTGTGCTTTGCTGCCGGACTCAACCAGCTTCATGGCCTCGCCCGTCGATACAGTACCCTCGCCGAGATCACTCTGCACGAGCTGGATGCCTCGCTTTCATGTGTTGGGTGGGTCGCCCTGGTCACGGGAGCCTATCGCAGCGGCGGGGGCCGGTGGTCTCCCGCACAGGAACGTCTTCAGGTTGCCATTGATGCCTATCGTACCCTTAGTGATCACCACCATTTGGCTGAATCCCTAGCAGCTTTGGCGTTGGTCAAACATTGCCAGGGCCGCTTTAGAGACGCATTGCTCCTCTGGGAGCAAATCTATCAAACGGGTCATCAGTGCGGCGATATTCAAGCCCAGGCCTGGGGGCTGTTGGGACAGATTGAAGAGCGCTTAGCGATGTCAAATATCGGTCGCCCCCAATCCCTGACAGCTTTGGGCATAGGACTCCCCACAGACTCTTTAATGACCGTTGGAGTTCAAACCCTAAACCTTATGCAATCAGCTCAAAAACTGCTCAGAGAGCGTCCTGATTTAGTGAGTGAGCGGATCCGGCTGCAAGGTCTATCATCGCTGATCTTCTATTGTCAAGGAGAATTGGCGCGATCCCGGCAGGCTGTTGCCCTAGCTCTAGACTCTATTCAGCAGTCCCCACCGATCGCACTCTATGTCTTAGAAGGGTACGGTAGCGTCTTAGACGTATCCTATTTGCTGGGTGAGTTCGCTCTCTGCCGCCAAGCCCAGAGCGCTCTACAAAAATATGCCCAATCTTTTCAAATCGGACAACCACGACAGCTGTATTGGCTGGGATATACCAATTGGATTCAGGGCAAGGTTCAACAAACTAAGCGTCTGTGGAAAAAAGGACTCGATATAGCGCAGCAGCTTGAGATGCCCTATGAGCAAGCCCAAATCCATCGCATGTGGAGCCTCTGTCTCTCGAGCGATCCATCTCGCCAATGGCATCAAGCGCAGGCCGATGAGCTGTTCCAAATGCTAGAGATAGGGCCTCAGGCTCAAGACAGCGAGAGACACGATTCGAGATCGGATTAA